The Eubacteriaceae bacterium Marseille-Q4139 genome has a window encoding:
- a CDS encoding ABC transporter ATP-binding protein has product MEERKAHLKIENVKKVFQISGQELPVLDGITLDIREGEFVSIVGASGCGKSTLLKMIIGLDHPTSGTIRIGDRIVEKPSVDCGMIFQEARLYPWKTVQSNIEFGITGKMSAAEKKQIVQEHIDLVGLKGFEKALPKQLSGGMQQRVSIARALVNRPDVLLLDEPFGALDALTRINMQNEVLRIWETEKKTMVLVTHDIDEAIFLSDRIVVLSSRPGRVEEIVEVSLPRPRERSSEAFMKIRAGIFRFFFQAANFGGKLEQYV; this is encoded by the coding sequence ATGGAAGAGAGAAAAGCACATCTGAAAATCGAGAACGTAAAGAAAGTGTTTCAGATCAGCGGACAGGAGCTCCCTGTGCTGGACGGCATTACCCTGGACATCAGGGAAGGGGAGTTTGTCAGCATCGTGGGCGCCAGCGGCTGCGGAAAAAGTACGCTTTTGAAAATGATTATCGGCCTGGATCACCCCACTTCCGGAACCATCCGCATCGGGGACAGGATCGTGGAAAAGCCTTCGGTGGACTGCGGCATGATTTTCCAGGAGGCCAGGCTTTACCCCTGGAAGACCGTCCAGTCCAACATCGAGTTCGGAATTACCGGGAAAATGAGCGCCGCAGAGAAAAAGCAGATCGTTCAGGAGCATATTGACCTGGTAGGATTAAAGGGCTTTGAGAAGGCGCTTCCCAAACAGCTCTCCGGCGGTATGCAGCAGCGTGTCAGCATCGCCAGGGCGCTGGTGAACCGGCCGGACGTGCTGCTTTTGGACGAGCCCTTCGGCGCTTTGGATGCCTTGACCCGTATCAACATGCAGAACGAGGTTTTAAGGATCTGGGAAACGGAGAAAAAGACCATGGTTCTGGTGACGCACGATATCGACGAGGCCATCTTCTTAAGCGACCGCATCGTGGTGCTCTCCAGCCGCCCTGGCCGGGTGGAGGAGATTGTGGAGGTGAGCCTTCCGAGGCCGAGAGAGCGCAGCAGCGAGGCGTTTATGAAGATTCGTGCCGGCATTTTCCGCTTCTTTTTCCAGGCGGCAAATTTCGGCGGCAAGCTGGAACAATATGTGTAG